Proteins encoded in a region of the Coffea eugenioides isolate CCC68of chromosome 4, Ceug_1.0, whole genome shotgun sequence genome:
- the LOC113768153 gene encoding probable pre-mRNA-splicing factor ATP-dependent RNA helicase DEAH3 produces the protein MEIGTEIELAKLVGDGGHVAGATRNFGRRCSRWGLHSEILGRRGNLPIWQHKDEFLKVFTQHQALILVAEPGSGKSTQVPQFVLEAVTNDTQSTTSESQGSKYMIGCTQPQRVAAMSASQQVAKEMDVTLGEEVGYSVRFEDCTSATTVLNYLTDGMLLREAMTDPLLERYKVIIVDEAHQRTLETDVLLALLKKLLKKRPDDLKLVVMSATNLEAEKFRGYFCGAPVVEVPQRLHPVDIVYSLQEQQPETNHLEAVIQTLSQIHSFEPPGDILVFLNEEEEEIEGVCRRIALEMANLGSQVGPVKVVPLCSTLPLAMQQDVFEPAPAPLVEGGAAGRKIVVSANIAETSLAIDGIVYVVDLGFSKQKVRPRIGTEYLVSWISKASAHQRSSCAGRTQPGKCFRLYTEKNFHNDLEPHTTPEITRSNLVSTVLTLKKLGIDDIVHFDFMDPPAGESLMSAVEVLKYLNALDDDGNMTRLGEILSEFPVDPNMAKMLVVSSGLNCSNEALSVSAMLLVPNCFIRPQEAQIAADDARARFTHGDGDHLMLLNVYNAYRQNKEDLLWCERNFINRRVLVDAENAREHLSRIMVRSGLKLCSTDVNSPDYFINIRKAILSGYITQVARLEHPTGFYLTVIGNQTVELHPSNCLSHEAEWVVYFDYLSTTGREKFIRMVTDVRGRWLAYLTSRYFDLTKLRNSWTKRFLERLYKHQQEKGRGERTRREAKRVLEILKEQQEKELEQTKKQIRIIKMALGLMSYRY, from the exons ATGGAAATTGGGACGGAAATTGAACTGGCGAAGTTGGTCGGCGATGGTGGACACGTGGCGGGGGCGACTAGAAACTTTGGCCGGAGATGCAGTAGGTGGGGCCTGCACAGTGAGATTCTGGGGAGGAGGGGTAATCTCCCAATTTGGCAGCACAAGGATGAGTTCCTGAAGGTCTTTACACAACATCAAGCCCTGATCTTGGTCGCTGAACCTGGTAGCGGCAAATCCACCCAG GTTCCTCAATTTGTACTGGAGGCTGTTACTAATGATACCCAGTCCACCACCTCAGAGAGTCAGGGGAGCAAGTACATGATTGGCTGCACCCAGCCTCAAAGGGTTGCTGCGATGTCTGCTTCTCAACAAGTTGCTAAAGAGATGGATGTGACCCTTGGAGAGGAAGTTGGTTACTCTGTTCGTTTTGAAGACTGCACTAGTGCAACTACTGTTTTGAACTACTTAACAGATGGTATGCTTCTGAGAGAGGCTATGACAGATCCATTGCTGGAAAGGTACAAAGTGATCATTGTTGATGAGGCCCACCAACGAACGCTGGAAACAGATGTTCTCCTTGCGCTACTTAAGAAGCTGCTGAAAAAAAGACCCGATGATCTCAAGCTAGTGGTTATGAGTGCCACTAATCTCGAAGCTGAAAAGTTTAGAGGGTATTTTTGTGGTGCACCTGTCGTGGAAGTCCCTCAAAGGCTTCACCCTGTAGATATCGTCTACTCACTTCAGGAGCAGCAGCCTGAAACTAATCACCTGGAGGCAGTTATTCAGACTCTTTCGCAGATTCATAGTTTTGAACCCCCTGGAGACATACTTGTTTTTCTCAAtgaggaagaagaggagatTGAAGGTGTTTGTCGTAGGATTGCCTTGGAAATGGCAAATTTAGGAAGTCAGGTTGGGCCTGTAAAAGTTGTTCCTCTTTGCTCTACACTTCCGCTGGCCATGCAGCAGGATGTCTTTGAACCTGCTCCTGCTCCACTGGTGGAAGGCGGTGCTGCTGGAAGGAAGATTGTTGTCTCTGCAAATATTGCTGAAACTTCTTTGGCCATAGATGGAATAGTTTATGTTGTAGATTTGGGTTTCTCCAAGCAAAAAGTACGCCCTCGAATCGGCACAGAGTACCTTGTTTCTTGGATATCAAAGGCAAGTGCTCACCAAAGATCCAGTTGTGCTGGAAGAACACAACCAGGAAAATGTTTTAGGCTCTACACAGAGAAAAACTTCCACAATGACCTCGAGCCACACACAACACCAGAAATAACTCGATCTAATCTGGTAAGTACTGTTCTTACTTTGAAGAAACTTGGGATAGATGACATAGTCCATTTTGATTTCATGGACCCTCCAGCCGGGGAGTCATTAATGAGCGCAGTGGAGGTATTGAAGTACTTGAATGCCTTGGATGATGATGGGAACATGACCAGACTGGGTGAGATTCTGAGTGAATTTCCCGTGGATCCAAATATGGCTAAAATGCTTGTTGTCAGCTCAGGTTTGAACTGCTCCAATGAAGCTCTCTCTGTTTCTGCGATGCTTCTGGTTCCAAATTGCTTTATCCGGCCTCAGGAGGCTCAGATTGCTGCTGATGATGCAAGAGCTCGCTTCACTCACGGTGATGGGGATCATCTCATGCTGTTAAATGTCTATAATGCGTACAGGCAGAACAAGGAGGACCTGCTTTGGTGTGAAAGAAATTTTATAAATCGCAGAGTACTTGTAGATGCTGAAAATGCAAGAGAGCACCTATCTCGCATCATGGTCAGGTCTGGACTTAAGTTATGTAGCACAGACGTCAACAGCCCTGACTATTTTATCAACATTAGAAAAGCCATATTATCTGGCTATATCACGCAGGTGGCTCGCTTGGAGCACCCAACTGGCTTCTACTTGACTGTGATTGGCAACCAAACAGTTGAATTGCACCCTTCAAATTGCCTCAGCCACGAAGCCGAGTGggttgtttattttgattatttatcAACTACTGGAAGAGAGAAGTTTATCCGTATGGTAACGGATGTTCGTGGGAGATGGTTGGCCTACTTAACCTCACGTTATTTTGATCTCACAAAGTTGCGGAATAGTTGGACTAAGCGTTTTCTTGAGAGACTATACAAGCATCAGCAGGAGAAAGGGAGAGGGGAGCGCACAAGGCGTGAGGCGAAGCGTGTTCTTGAGATACTGAAGGAGCAGCAGGAGAAAGAGCTGGAGCAGACCAAGAAGCAGATCCGCATTATCAAAATGGCGCTTGGATTGATGTCCTACCGTTATTAA
- the LOC113768412 gene encoding G-type lectin S-receptor-like serine/threonine-protein kinase RKS1, whose product MGLISNCCSCLAKFLRRGASSKADEDDADEEAASGLFFQLTALQIATNFFSDLNRLGHGGFGPVYKGLMPNGEEVAVKKLSLDSRQGVREFANEVKLLLKIQHKNLVTLLGCCIEGPEKMLVYEYLPNKSLDFFLFDKEKSPSLDWTKRLQIITGVARGLLYLHEEAPERIIHRDIKASNILLDNQLNPKISDFGLARLFPGDDTHLNTFRISGTHGYMAPEYALHGYLSVKTDVFSFGVLVLEIVSGRKNLDGRLGAEKADLLNHAWTLYQAENALELVDAGLNKYNAVEAAMCIQLGLLCCQASVADRLDMNSVHLTLSSDSFSLPRPGKPGIQGRVGRFSQTGSAAFTDKTNTNTTTTHTGATKVSSANSFLEEFSRNSISYSSLDEGR is encoded by the exons ATGGGTTTGATCTCGAATTGCTGCTCTTGCTTGGCTAAATTCCTGAGGCGGGGTGCCTCCTCCAAGGCCGACGAGGATGACGCTGATGAAGAAGCTGCATCGGGTTTGTTTTTCCAGCTCACGGCTCTGCAGATTGCTACCAATTTCTTTTCTGATTTAAACCGGCTCGGTCATGGTGGCTTTGGCCCTgtttacaag GGATTGATGCCAAATGGTGAAGAAGTAGCTGTGAAGAAATTATCATTGGACTCTAGACAGGGAGTAAGGGAATTCGCTAATGAAGTGAAACTTCTACTGAAAATTCAACATAAAAACCTAGTCACATTGCTGGGGTGTTGTATAGAAGGACCTGAGAAGATGCTTGTATATGAATATCTTCCAAATAAGAGCcttgactttttcctttttg ATAAAGAGAAGTCTCCATCCTTGGATTGGACAAAAAGGCTGCAAATAATTACAGGTGTTGCAAGGGGGCTTCTCTATCTACATGAGGAAGCCCCTGAAAGGATTATCCACAGGGATATCAAAGCTAGTAATATATTGTTGGATAATCAACTGAATCCAAAGATCTCAGATTTTGGTCTGGCAAGACTTTTTCCGGGGGATGACACCCATTTGAATACGTTTAGGATATCTGGTACTCA TGGTTATATGGCACCAGAATATGCACTGCATGGATATTTATCTGTGAAGACGGATGTTTTTAGTTTCGGTGTTTTGGTTTTGGAGATAGTAAGTGGAAGGAAGAATCTTGATGGGCGGCTAGGAGCTGAAAAGGCGGACCTCTTAAACCAT GCTTGGACACTTTATCAAGCTGAGAATGCATTGGAATTAGTTGATGCAGGCCTTAACAAGTACAATGCTGTTGAAGCAGCAATGTGCATCCAGTTGGGTTTGCTATGTTGTCAAGCTAGTGTTGCAGACAGGTTGGATATGAATTCAGTTCACCTCACATTGTCTAGTGACTCGTTTAGCCTACCCAGACCGGGAAAACCTGGGATTCAAGGCCGTGTAGGACGGTTTTCTCAAACTGGTTCCGCGGCTTTTACTGATAAAACCAACACCAACACTACCACCACACATACTGGTGCCACCAAGGTTTCATCAGCTAATAGTTTTCTCGAGGAATTTTCCAGGAATTCAATCTCCTATTCTTCTCTGGACGAAGGCAGATGA
- the LOC113768762 gene encoding uncharacterized protein LOC113768762 → MANWELNHCCNHEQVVFLTFLGVCSVVILALWRTVLMMPFKLITVFIHEASHAIACKLTCGHVEGIQVHADEGGATHTRGGVYWFILPAGYLGSSFWGMVLILASTNLLTARIAAGCLAVALVIVLFIAKNWTLRGLCIGFIIFIVIVWVLQETTRIRILRYIILFIGVMNSLFSIYDIYGDLISRRVHISDAEKFAEVCPCPCNGVGWGVIWGFISLLFLCAAAYLGIVILS, encoded by the exons ATGGCCAATTGGGAGTTGAACCATTGCTGCAACCATGAGCAAGTGGTCTTCCTCACCTTTCTTGGTGTCTGTAGTGTTGTCATCCTTGCT CTTTGGAGGACTGTATTGATGATGCCGTTCAAACTTATAACTGTCTTTATTCACGAAGCTAGCCATGCCATTGCTTGCAAACTTACTTGTGGCCAT GTGGAAGGGATACAGGTTCATGCTGATGAAGGTGGCGCTACACATACACGTGGTGGAGTATACTGGTTTATCCTGCCTGCTGGAT ATCTTGGTTCGTCATTTTGGGGAATGGTTTTGATACTTGCTTCTACAAATCTTCTTACAGCTAGAATTGCTGCTGGATGTTTAGCTGTAGCTTTAGTCATTGTACTTTTTATTGCAAAGAAT TGGACACTTCGCGGGCTTTGTATTG GATTTATAATTTTCATTGTTATTGTCTGGGTTCTGCAAGAAACAACAAGGATTCGCATTCTTCGGTACATCATCCTATTCATTG GTGTCATGAACAGCTTGTTTTCCATTTATG ACATATATGGTGATCTGATATCTCGTAGAGTCCACATTAGTGATGCTGAGAAGTTTGCTGAGGTGTGCCCATGTCCTTGCAATGGCGTTGGTTGGGGTGTCATCTG gGGATTTATTTCTTTGCTTTTTCTGTGTGCGGCTGCATATCTTGGTATCGTGATCCTGTCCTGA
- the LOC113768115 gene encoding 40S ribosomal protein S7: MYTSRKKIHKDKDAEPSEFEESVAQALFDLENTNQELKSDLKDLYINSAIQIDVSGNRKAVVIHVPYRLRKAFRKIHVRLVRELEKKFSGKDVILIATRRILRPPKKGSAVQRPRSRTLTAVHDAMLEDVVVPAEIVGKRVRYRIDGSKIMKVFLDPKERNNTEYKLETFAAVYRKLSGKDVVFEFPMAEA, from the exons ATGTATACATCGAGGAAAAAGATCCACAAGGATAAGGATGCTGAACCTTCAGAATTTGAAGAGTCTGTGGCACAG GCCTTGTTTGATTTGGAGAACACCAACCAAGAGCTCAAAAGTGACTTGAAGGATTTGTACATCAATTCAGCTAT CCAAATTGATGTCTCAGGAAATAGGAAAGCTGTTGTAATCCATGTGCCTTACAGACTGAGAAAAGCTTTCCGAAAGATTCACGTTAGGCTTGTCAGGGAGCTGGAGAAGAAGTTCAGTGGGAAG GATGTGATTTTGATTGCAACCCGTAGGATTCTGAGGCCCCCAAAGAAAGGTTCTGCTGTTCAGCGCCCCCGCAGCAGGACTCTAACTGCTGTGCATGATGCCATGCTAGAGGATGTTGTTGTCCCTGCTGAGATTGTTGGGAAGCGTGTTAGGTATCGCATTGATGGATCTAAGATAATGAAG GTTTTCTTGGACCCCAAGGAAAGAAACAACACAGAATACAAGCTAGAGACCTTTGCTGCTGTTTACAGAAAGCTTTCTGGCAAAGATGTCGTGTTTGAGTTCCCAATGGCGGAAGCTTAG